A region of Nostoc sp. 'Peltigera membranacea cyanobiont' N6 DNA encodes the following proteins:
- a CDS encoding TatD family hydrolase, whose product MCSRTTYDYLVMREYGIVAVIEPAFWLGQPRTNAGSFKDYFSSLVGWERFRASQFGIQHYCTIGLNPKEANNEALATEVMELLPLYACKEGVVAIGEIGYDDMTEAEDKYFCQQLELAKELDMLVLIHTPHRNKKAGASRSMDRCIEYGLDPSQVVIDHNNEETVEEVLGRGFWAAFTIYPQTKMGNARMVEVVRKYGRDRIIVDSSADWGISDPLAVPKTAQLMLDRGIPEEHVRAVCYENALAAYSQTGQMKASDWLNPQSVDQRQLFSGNSVLRGQEPGIKSVSDYVLIE is encoded by the coding sequence ATGTGTTCCCGTACTACTTATGATTACTTAGTAATGCGGGAATATGGCATTGTCGCCGTTATTGAACCAGCTTTTTGGTTAGGACAACCCCGAACCAATGCTGGCTCATTTAAAGACTATTTTAGTAGTCTTGTAGGCTGGGAACGCTTTCGTGCTAGTCAGTTTGGCATCCAACACTATTGTACAATCGGACTAAACCCGAAGGAAGCTAACAATGAAGCGCTAGCCACTGAAGTTATGGAACTGCTACCACTTTATGCTTGTAAAGAAGGAGTTGTTGCCATTGGTGAAATTGGCTATGACGACATGACAGAAGCAGAAGATAAGTACTTTTGTCAACAGTTAGAATTAGCCAAAGAACTCGATATGTTGGTACTAATTCATACTCCTCATCGCAATAAAAAGGCGGGTGCTAGTCGGAGTATGGATCGTTGTATTGAATATGGTTTAGATCCCTCACAAGTAGTTATCGATCACAACAACGAAGAAACTGTTGAAGAAGTATTAGGACGGGGTTTTTGGGCAGCTTTCACAATTTATCCACAGACGAAGATGGGTAACGCCAGGATGGTAGAAGTTGTCCGTAAGTATGGACGCGATCGCATCATTGTGGATAGTAGCGCTGATTGGGGTATCAGCGATCCTTTGGCTGTCCCAAAAACGGCTCAATTGATGTTAGATAGAGGCATTCCTGAAGAACACGTGCGAGCAGTTTGTTATGAAAATGCTCTAGCTGCTTACAGTCAAACTGGGCAGATGAAAGCGTCAGACTGGCTCAATCCGCAATCTGTCGATCAGCGTCAATTATTTAGTGGTAATTCTGTGCTGCGGGGACAGGAACCAGGAATCAAATCAGTTTCAGATTATGTGTTGATTGAATAA
- the eboC gene encoding UbiA-like protein EboC (EboC, a homolog the polyprenyltransferase UbiA, belongs to system of proteins involved in the trafficking of precursor metabolites to an extracytoplasmic compartment so that the biosynthesis of certain natural products, such as scytonemin, can be completed.), which translates to MNVASLNFQSWRGYLELMRPANIVTAWADILVGFAASGSGMIFAQLINGEASFTILIPLAWLLLATTGLYGGGIVFNDVFDAELDAKERPNRAIPSGRVSRQNATLLGSILFAIGIIAAFQVSLLSAAIATFIIFSCLLYDSLAKHHPFFGPLNMGLCRGSNLLLGVSAVPAIIGERWYLALIPVIYIAAITAISQGEVHGGKKITGVVALLLIAIVLTAVLALGLLGEYTAIAALPFAVFLAIRILPNFIKAAREPIAENIRNAVKIGVLSLIVLDATVASGFAGLYYGLFVLILLPISMKLAKVFAVT; encoded by the coding sequence GTGAATGTTGCAAGCTTAAATTTTCAAAGCTGGCGGGGTTATCTGGAATTGATGCGTCCTGCTAATATTGTTACTGCTTGGGCGGATATTCTTGTTGGTTTTGCTGCTTCCGGCTCTGGGATGATTTTTGCTCAATTAATCAATGGAGAAGCAAGTTTTACCATACTAATTCCATTAGCTTGGTTGCTATTAGCTACAACTGGTTTATACGGTGGTGGGATAGTTTTTAACGATGTTTTCGATGCCGAATTAGATGCAAAAGAGCGACCAAATAGAGCAATTCCCAGCGGTCGCGTATCTCGTCAAAATGCTACTTTATTGGGGAGTATACTTTTTGCCATCGGCATTATAGCTGCTTTTCAAGTATCGTTGTTGAGTGCTGCGATCGCTACATTCATCATTTTTTCATGCCTCCTGTATGATTCACTCGCCAAACATCATCCTTTTTTCGGCCCGCTTAATATGGGTTTATGTCGTGGTAGTAATTTATTATTAGGCGTAAGTGCTGTACCAGCAATTATCGGAGAACGCTGGTATTTAGCATTAATTCCTGTTATTTATATTGCTGCTATCACCGCAATTAGTCAGGGTGAAGTTCACGGAGGTAAGAAGATTACGGGAGTAGTTGCACTACTACTGATTGCAATAGTTTTGACGGCAGTTTTAGCTTTAGGATTATTAGGAGAGTATACAGCGATCGCAGCCCTACCATTCGCTGTTTTCTTAGCTATCAGAATCTTGCCTAACTTTATCAAAGCGGCGCGGGAACCGATAGCCGAAAATATCCGCAATGCTGTGAAAATAGGTGTTTTATCCCTAATAGTCTTAGATGCAACCGTTGCATCTGGTTTTGCTGGTTTGTATTACGGTTTATTCGTTCTAATATTGCTACCAATTTCGATGAAGTTAGCAAAAGTATTTGCTGTTACTTAA
- a CDS encoding EboA family metabolite traffic protein: protein MSKVNKLLHHWLLKSVSEKAFAWLEQKQTQIASGAAERVFFTAFSAVPRYLGKQDLQLTFQDLESAQDAIPGWYPGNWSVDRAGRTLLLLALPHDDAEGYVRSLDRVFSTADMGELVALYQSLPLLPHPELHRHRTAEGIRSNMSNVFQAIALRNPYPANYLDNAAWNQMVLKAVFVGSPLHLIWGLDRRANPELARMLADYAHERWAAKRSVTPELWRPVGRFADSAIITDLEKVLANGDTDEQQAAALACAESPLPQAQALLSRYPDLQSSIQQGNLTWSSFSYK from the coding sequence ATGAGTAAAGTAAACAAGTTACTGCATCACTGGCTGTTAAAGTCTGTTTCAGAGAAAGCTTTTGCTTGGCTGGAACAGAAGCAGACACAGATTGCTAGCGGCGCTGCTGAGAGAGTTTTTTTCACGGCATTTAGTGCTGTGCCGCGTTATCTAGGTAAACAGGATTTGCAGCTAACATTCCAGGACTTGGAATCAGCACAGGACGCGATTCCAGGTTGGTATCCTGGTAATTGGAGTGTAGATCGAGCAGGTCGCACACTTTTGCTTCTAGCTTTGCCCCACGATGATGCTGAGGGGTACGTGCGATCGCTCGATCGAGTCTTTTCTACTGCCGATATGGGGGAGTTAGTTGCCCTTTATCAAAGTTTGCCCTTATTACCACATCCAGAGTTACATCGCCATCGTACTGCTGAGGGAATTCGCAGCAATATGAGTAATGTATTTCAAGCTATAGCACTACGTAACCCTTATCCAGCAAATTACTTAGATAATGCTGCTTGGAATCAGATGGTGCTAAAGGCTGTGTTTGTCGGCAGTCCGTTGCATCTAATTTGGGGTCTAGATCGGCGTGCTAACCCAGAATTAGCGAGGATGTTGGCAGACTATGCTCATGAACGTTGGGCAGCTAAACGCTCAGTTACGCCAGAACTTTGGCGACCTGTAGGGCGGTTTGCAGATAGCGCCATCATCACAGATTTGGAAAAAGTCCTAGCTAATGGAGATACAGACGAGCAACAAGCAGCAGCGTTAGCTTGTGCTGAGTCTCCTTTACCCCAAGCCCAAGCATTACTCTCCCGTTATCCAGATTTACAGTCATCCATTCAACAAGGTAATCTGACTTGGAGCAGTTTTAGCTACAAATGA